Proteins from a single region of Juglans microcarpa x Juglans regia isolate MS1-56 chromosome 5S, Jm3101_v1.0, whole genome shotgun sequence:
- the LOC121267447 gene encoding probable ADP-ribosylation factor GTPase-activating protein AGD14, translating into MGSKREEERNERIIRGLMKLPPNRRCINCNSLGPQYVCTNFWSFVCTTCSGIHREFTHRVKSVSMAKFTSQEVEALQNGGNQRARETYLKDWDLQMQRLPDNSNVDKIREFIKNVYEDRSYAGGKTSDKPPRDMQSTRLNEGDTRRASSYHSYSQSPPYDYQYEDRRYGKQAAALTRKPGSDRGRYEGKMSNFIYSPGRLSDKVSEDRFANEGSISRVSDYSVSSAGDPFRSTSESPNFQKDVGFSSPPVQPLRSLSEVWFQEKNTSFEANAKRDADGIPHAQRTASLGSFGSMDSNSLSRNSYNLGGLTDVVSEPEQSAVTFENKVSTFPQSSIYSQHSGSLDLFQTPLVSEPEPSAASSFDSLQAPAASSARSLDLFQSSLVSPASSVNAYQPPQTFPLSSLDLFAGISQQQSVTTFDKEKPQLSVPENGGWATFDTPKPTPSITHAGNPTEHLPSSDVGSLEKFDPFSSLFTNMEWPSFQFESVYGPSTMSNQWHDNLHNVQASTIANTQGWKAFEDTNGHLPSEGNKQGSELQLETQSLSSSADQYFGLRELEDSNKEEIQRAASHGGSTDPSVPSHVAMGPFYTPTLPLVGETQSHAMDRKSTNPFDLPNDSDMEQSNMFLDMNSLQAALPGSQLPSTFNGGVSEPWFPQNPVSSYISNAGQGGLTYMAGQAPNPQIANVPSQGPVASIGGNPFA; encoded by the exons ATGGGAAGCAAAAGGGAAGAAGAGCGAAATGAGAGGATTATACGCGGTCTCATGAAGCTCCCGCCCAATCGGAGATGTATCAACTGCAACAGCTTG GGTCCTCAATATGTTTGTACGAATTTTTGGAGTTTCGTCTGTACGACTTGCAGTGGGATACA TCGTGAATTTACTCATCGAGTGAAGTCTGTCTCCATGGCGAAGTTTACTTCTCAAGAAGTTGAAGCACTTCAAAACGGTGGTAACCAG CGTGCAAGGGAAACATATCTGAAGGATTGGGACCTTCAAATGCAGCGATTGCCTGACAACAG TAATGTTGATAAAATACGGGAGTTTATAAAGAATGTGTATGAGGATAGAAGTTATGCTGGAGGAAAGACCTCTGACAAACCTCCAAGAGATATGCAG AGCACGAGACTCAATGAAGGGGACACGAGACGGGCCAGTTCATATCATTCTTATTCTCAGAGTCCGCCTTATGATTATCAATACGAAGACCGACGGTATGGAAAGCAAGCTGCTGCCCTGACCAGGAAGCCAGGGTCAGATCGAGGCCGCTATGAAGGGAAGATGTCTAATTTTATCTACAGTCCTGGTCGCTTAAGTGATAAAGTCTCCGAGGATAGGTTTGCAAATGAGGGCTCCATTTCCAGAGTTTCGGACTACTCTGTGTCTAGTGCAGGTGATCCATTCAGATCTACTTCAGAGTCTCCTAATTTTCAAAAGGATGTTGGATTTAGCAGCCCACCCGTTCAGCCTTTGAGGAGTTTAAGTGAAGTTTggtttcaagagaaaaatacaTCTTTTGAGGCAAATGCCAAGAGAGACGCTGATGGAATTCCACACGCACAG AGAACTGCATCTTTGGGTAGCTTTGGGTCAATGGACAGCAACTCCCTGTCTCGGAATTCATATAATTTGGGCGGTTTAACAGATGTTGTCTCAGAACCAGAACAATCTGCTGTAACCTTTGAGAATAAAGTTTCTACTTTTCCACAATCATCTATTTACAGTCAACATTCAGGTAGTTTGGATCTTTTTCAGACACCACTTGTCTCAGAACCAGAGCCTTCTGCAGCTTCATCCTTTGATTCATTGCAAGCACCCGCAGCATCATCAGCTCGATCTCTGGATTTATTTCAATCATCACTGGTATCTCCAGCTTCATCTGTGAATGCATATCAACCTCCACAAACTTTCCCTTTGTCATCCTTGGATTTATTTGCGGGCATTTCTCAGCAGCAGTCAGTGACAACCTTTGATAAAGAAAAGCCACAATTATCTGTACCTGAAAATGGAGGATGGGCAACATTTGATACACCTAAGCCCACTCCATCTATTACACATGCTGGAAATCCTACTGAACATCTTCCTTCTAGTGATGTGGGTTCATTGGAAAAGTTTGATcctttttcctccttatttacAAACATGGAATGGCCCTCATTTCAGTTTGAGAGTGTCTATGGACCTTCGACAATGTCTAATCAATGGCATGATAATTTGCACAATGTTCAAGCTTCCACTATAGCAAACACTCAG GGGTGGAAGGCTTTTGAAGATACTAATGGGCATCTTCCTTCGGAAGGCAATAAGCAAGGTAGTGAACTACAACTAGAAACTCAGAGTCTTTCATCAAGTGCTGATCAGTATTTCGGTTTAAGAGAATTAGAG GACTCCAATAAAGAGGAGATTCAAAGAGCTGCCTCTCATGGTGGGTCCACAGATCCTAGTGTGCCATCACATGTTGCCATGGGGCCATTTTATACTCCTACACTTCCTCTAGTG GGAGAGACACAATCACATGCAATGGATCGTAAATCCACAAACCCATTTGATCTTCCTAACGATTCAGATATGGAACAGAGCAATATG TTTTTGGACATGAACTCCTTGCAAGCTGCTCTACCCGGTTCCCAGTTGCCATCCACCTTTAATGGTGGTGTATCTGAACCATGGTTCCCTCAAAATCCAGTtagttcatatatttcaaatgcTGGACAAG GTGGCTTAACATATATGGCAGGGCAAGCACCAAACCCTCAAATAGC GAATGTCCCATCACAGGGGCCTGTTGCTTCGATTGGAGGAAACCCTTTTGCATAG